The region gtcccagtctggaggaagacaggagaggcacaggatccacgttgcctgaagtctagtgtaaagtttccaccatcagtgatggtttggggtgccatgtcatctgctggtgtcggtccactctgtttcctgagatccagggtcaacgcagccgtctaccagcaagttttagagcacttcatgcttcctgctgctgacctgctctatggagatggagatttcaagttccaacaggacttggcgcctgcacacagcgcaaaatctacccgtgcctggtttacggaccatgttatttctgttctaaattggcccgccaactcccctgaccttagccccatagaaaatctgtggggtattgtgaaaaggaagatgcagaatgccagacccaaaaacgcagaagagttgaaggccactatcagagcaacctgggctctcataacacctgagcagtgccagaaactcatggactccatgccacgccgcattaacgcagtaattgaggcaaaaggagctccaaccaagtattgagtattgtacatgctcatatttttcattttcatacttttcagttggccaacatttctaaaaatcccttttttgtattagccttaagtaatattctaattttgtgacacacggaattttggattttcatttgttgccacttcaaatcatcaaaattaaatgaaataaacatttgaatgcatcagtctgtgtgcaatgaataaatataatgtacaagttacaccttttgaatgcaattactgaaataaatcaagtttttcaaaatattctaatttactggcttttacctgtattatttataaagcaagttcgagtatcatcgGCAAATGTTCACCTAGCCTTGGCACGCACATacgtcctctttttgggatttcacaatatggtcagcctagtatTTAGCAAGTACTCACATTCTTTGAAAGCTGCGTGTCCTTTTTAAATAACCGTTTAAACCACCAAATGATATAAAGCTGTTGAAGGGTTTGTATAAAAAGAGGGATAAACTTGGGAGGAAACCAGAGTTGCTTAGCAGCACCATGCTAGCTATTAGCCACGCATGTTGAAAGTAGCTTACAGTCAACTCAAGTAACGACACCATTAGACAACTTACTCGCGGATACAATTCCAAAATGTAAACCGTGCTGTTTTTGCGGCTCGCCCCAGTTTTCGTGTTTGTTTGTCGGTGAATCGACGCTTGAGCTTCCCGCGGAAAGTGTGGCGAGTCTGACAGCAGCAAGGAAGCCTCCCAGTGGGACAGACGACCGAAAAGAAACCGACCCTGGATCAGCGCAAAACCACGAAGGCTCCCCAGAGGCGCAGGAGGCCGGAGAAAACCGACCCTGGATCAGCGCTCAGCCAGGAAGTGCGTCACTGCTTTTCCCGGAAGACATTAAAACGCAGGGGAAATATTTAATACTGTACTGATACTTCTTACTTTAAATCTTCCAAGAATTTTGTTTTAACATTAACATaattagaacaaaaaaaaaaacagacaagtttttaaaaacaatatacaaacaatGTAAGATGACGTTCTAATACTAACAAAATAGTTATTCCCCTGTATTACAAACTAtgagcaaaatatatttttataaatatattatgaTAAACAGTTAATAGTCCAAAAAAACTATTATTGCCTAAAAAACCTGTCTGAGGAATGAATCCCAAAATTCTctattaattatcggtatcgtttttgttttttttaaactaaatcaacattaaaaaaaacacaagatacacttacaaatagtgcaccaacccaacaaacctccctcccccattcacactcattcacacaaaaatgttgtttctttctgttattaatattctggttcctacattatatatcaataccagtgccggcccaagcctccatggggccctaagcaaaatttgattttggggccctctatttctgccaataatattgattgttgatcattcacacacctactataaactcattgcggctctggcagtgttgtttacatgatcctattgtcagcctggcatgtctttacaaatgacatgtcatttataaagatatgggggtggcccagttaagaacataaataataccaatgaatgaacaaatgatgtccagagtgccacatatggttcctaatcttaaaatgtagaaaacattcagctacaagagtggcctggggttgaacagtccaagtgataaagctttgtatttacagtaaaagtgtcatcttgtctcatcagtcttgtacatattagtctttaattactagtttatatttttagttaatcgttcatatttaatgtttactttgtacaaagagagcgcagtctactgaagttaaattcatcaatagttttcccctttgaaagacgcaaggcaaaatccttccatttcaccatgttgctacaatgatcttcactgttttcatgctgtttcagcagtgcacctatgtcgacccaatcccgctgtccctcggctgccagttttaaggactttttggaaaataatttgcagcaaaagcaatagactgcatctttacttcttgaataagtcagccagctacgcttgactttttccccattgactagctgtctgtaggtataatgataatgaaaacttcggccatcatgccgtttggggaatgaaaagttctccttaatagacagtggtcctctgatcacctgctcagtcctgtctgaatctgagaggaaagaaggccactcagctgggtcaactggcggagctgatgatggtccatggtgtgaaggggacgttgtggtggaagttgccgaggaagtgaccaaagaaagacaatgacaaaaaaaaaaggacctataaggtcattaaattgcacataattgttaatctcagaatgttctgcagtacaatgagcaattataaagggtgttttgcagttaacttactagataaatcagctgtggtttcagacatggagtacagaggatggaggtgtgtgagagagcactgtagaggatggagatggacctaagatgaaatacatacatataggcacacatattaatgagatactttgactatattaatttcccttcaggtgtaatgtttatactaagaaattaaatgtatactgtatggtgacagtcttttcctcacctgattcatcactcacagttgagcctgaggatgtggactggctctgggctgattctgtgcctccaaagtattcgaacaatgctcctggggaagtttcacataacttatgagttgatgtaaaaaataatgtttattttactcacataaattaccgtgctctgctgcaaacactttgtgcaaacaacatatcttactagtaacctgatgctaaaaacatattgctagcaccgcgctagctagctaacgtcacctagctaaagctaattacagctacaaatctctttgataaactttttattaccaagtcatgcaaacatacctttatcatggcattttttctcctcttccactttcttcttcttccttttttctgcacctgaaggatatgtccttttttgtgacattgttttgcctctatctgcgcttttgatgcccagtgcgcactggcattgcacggcaggaggcaaacgtcacaggtgcagcagaggcagctttacatttttaaagagaggcaggaagaatcactaggcctagatcagcagcagcactctgttgacctaaaattgtgtttttgtacaataatatatctttgatcatttagaaatcatcagtcagactcgtacatgcaaaaaataaaaaataagaattttttgttaattgcttttgggggccccctggtggccgcggggccctaagcaagctcttagtacgcttatgccttgggccggctctgatcaatacagtctgcaagggatacagtccgtaagcacacatgattgtgcgtgctgctgctccactaatagtactaacctttaacacttcatttgactcattttcattaattactagtttctatgtaactgtttttgtattgttttactttcttttttattcaagaaaatgtttttaatttaccttttttttttttttttttttaaataccttatcttcaccatacctggttgtccaaattaggcataataatgtgttaattccacgactgtatatatcggtatcggttgatatcggtatctgtaattaagagttggacaatatcggcaaaaaagccattatcggacatccctaaaattgTCTATTTTCTCCACAGTAATACTTGATGAATACAGTGAATGCTTTGAGTTGTATTTTTATATGAATGACTAAATGCCAGCAATATCTGATTGTCTTTATCATGGTAAATGGCTTACAtttgtttagcgcttttctaccttcaaggtactcaaaagcgctttgacactatttccacattcacacactgagggcgggagctgccatgcaaggccctaaccagcacccatcaggagcaagggtgacgtgtcttgctcaaggacacgacggacgcgacgaggttggtagaaggtggggatcgaaccaggaaccctcatgttactgcatatgtcagcagctaaattagaagcctttgtttgtttacttactcgtcaaagacaagttgtctaacaacaaacttgcaataataaacatatgtttaaagatttttttttgttaaaataaagccaataatgccattttttgtggtctgctttgctggcacggccactctcccaactgcgccacgccgtccccattgaCAACCAATCAGACTTTACTGTTCAGCTGAACGGCGAACAGGTGCGAAGCCGACCCGGTCCTGTCCTCTGTCGAAGATGCTGTAATACTCGCTTAGAaatacatctcccagaatccagAGGGGTCCCTGCGGTGAGACGATGTCCGCAGCCTGGAAGCCACTGAAGCACAGCTCCCTGTCACCCAGCATCTCCTGAGGGTCACATGTTTGGTCACCTGACTGCTCACGGCAGCCAAGACGCAAGACAAAAAAACCGCGCCGACCTTCCTCACGTAGTGCTCCGCCGTCAGCGTGTACGCCATCCCGCCCAGGACAAAAGACACCTGAGGCAGATTGGACAACCTGGCGCAGTCGATGAGGAACTGCCAAAGCACAGTTAGTCACGTGACCAGACGCCGCCGCTAGACCTCTCACCTCGCCGATGTTTGTGGGCGTGGCTCCGATCAGCTGCTGGAGGATGAGGATGTCATTGGTTGGCCCGGCGATGAGGGAGGTCCCCGTGTCCACGATGGCCTGGCAGCCACGAGGGCAGAGGGAGCTGACGCCTTGGACCTCCACGCTGGAACACGCCCACATTTCAGCACACTCACCTTTAGACGGCAGCAAGAGGCACGCACCTGTCCATCTTGATTTGCCAGTAGCCTTTGGCTGTGACAGGAAGCCATGCAATTGGTCCACTGTACAAGGCCTCATCAACACCGCCAAACACCAGTTCACCGtccacgccgccgccgccgcccgaCTTCCTGCGGGCATCTCTCTCTCGTCAAAGCACGCTTTTACCTTCTGATCATTTTTCTGGCTTGCATCAAGCCGACGAAGAGAGGAAGGTGGCGGCCGCACCTGCTGAGGTAGAAGGAGAAGACGGGCGCCTCCACCGCCTTCTGCGCCATCATGCTGTCAAAAACCGGGTTTCCCAGGATCTCCGCCAAGGAGGGGTACGCCATTCCCAGAACGCCGTCGAACCTCGCCAGGACGAAAGCGCCCCCCGGCTCGTACACGGACTCGCCGAACTCCTGGTCGAGGACGCTCACGTCGCCCACCTGTAGAATGAATCCTCACCCGTAAGAGCCACCTCGGAAAAGAATGGTCTGGGATAGGACAGACTGGACCTTCAGCGTGTCCCTGGCCATGACTCCAAGGAGGTGTCCTGATCCGTAATGGATGCCAAACGTTCGGCCGTCATGACGAAAGGAAGTGGACTCGAATGCTCGGAAACGTTTGTGCAGtgctgtgtacacacacacacacacacacacacacacacattcttgtatttattaccttcttgagcatacttgccaaccttgagacctccgatttcgggaggtggggtggggtgggcgtggttaaaggggaggagtatatttacagctagatttcaccaagtcaagtatttcatatatatatatatatatatatatatatacacatatatatatatatatatatatatatatatatatataaatacttaagtatttcatatatatatatatatatacatatatatatatataaatacttgacgttcagtgaattctagctatatgtattttattatatatatatatatatatatacatatacatacatacgtatatatatatatatatatatatatatacatatacatacgtatatatatatatatatatatatatatatttatatttatattatatatatatatatatatatataccggtatatatatatacacacacacacacacacacacacacacacacacacacacacacacacacacacacacacacacacacaggtaaaagccagtaaattagaatattttgaaaaacttgttttatttcagtaattgcattcaaaaggtgtaacttgtacattatatttattcattgcacacagactgatgcattcaaatgtttatttcatttaattttgatgatttgaagcggcaacaaatgaaaatccaaaattccgtgtgtcacaaaattagaatattacttaaggctaatacaaaaaagggatttttagaaatgttggccaactgaaaagtatgaaaatgaaaaatatgagcatgtacaatactcaatacttggttggagctccttttgcctcaattactgcgttaatgcggcgtggcatggagtcgatgagtttctggcactgctcaggtgttatgagagcccaggttgctctgatagtggccttcaactcttctgcgtttttggctctggcattctgcatcttccttttcacaataccccacagattttctatggggctaaggtcaggggagttggcgggccaatttagaacagaaataccatggtccgtaaaccaggcacgggtagattttgcgctgtgtgcaggcgccaagtcctgttggaacttgaaatctccatctccatagagcaggtcagcagcaggaagcatgaagtgctctaaaacttgctggtagacggctgcgttgaccctggatctcaggaaacagagtggaccgacaccagcagatgacatggcaccccaaaccatcactgatggtggacactttacactagacttcaggcaacgtggatcctgtgcctctcctgtcttcctccagactctgggacctcgatttccaaaggaaatgcaaaatttgcatggttgggtgatggtttggggtgccatgtcatctgctggtgtcggtccactctgtttcctgagatccagggtcaacgcagccgtctaccagcaagttttagagcacttcatgcttcctgctgctgacctgctctatggagatggagatttcaagttccaacaggacttgacgcctgcacacagcgcaaaatctacccgtgcctggtttacggaccatggtatttctgttctaaattggcccgccaactcccctgaccttagccccatagaaaatctgtggggtattgtgaaaaggaagatgcagaatgccagacccaaaaacgcagaagagttgaaggccactatcagagcaacctgggctctcataacacctgagcagtgccagaaactcatcgactccatgccacgccgcattaacgcagtaattgaggcaaaaggagctccaaccaagtattgagtattgtacatgctcatatttttcattttcatacttttcagttggccaac is a window of Nerophis lumbriciformis linkage group LG25, RoL_Nlum_v2.1, whole genome shotgun sequence DNA encoding:
- the nots gene encoding nothepsin: MIRLLLLLLLSCTCTSWALLRVPLRRVPSIRSQLRATGQLRDFLREHHTDAYSRRYAHCFPAGTPSLRLGRSSEKLYNFMDAQYYGEISLGTPAQNFSVIFDTGSADLWVPSSYCVSQACALHKRFRAFESTSFRHDGRTFGIHYGSGHLLGVMARDTLKVGDVSVLDQEFGESVYEPGGAFVLARFDGVLGMAYPSLAEILGNPVFDSMMAQKAVEAPVFSFYLSRKSGGGGGVDGELVFGGVDEALYSGPIAWLPVTAKGYWQIKMDSVEVQGVSSLCPRGCQAIVDTGTSLIAGPTNDILILQQLIGATPTNIGEFLIDCARLSNLPQVSFVLGGMAYTLTAEHYVRKEMLGDRELCFSGFQAADIVSPQGPLWILGDVFLSEYYSIFDRGQDRVGFAPVRRSAEQ